From the Lemur catta isolate mLemCat1 chromosome 1, mLemCat1.pri, whole genome shotgun sequence genome, the window AAGTTTGGACCACATATTTAGAAAATCTAGCTTATGTGGAACACAGAAACGTTTGCTCAGTTTTCCAAGATCACATCTTTTTAATTCCATAAAATTATAGTCTATCAAACCatgttgaaaaactgaaaaaagaaaaaaaaattatagtctaCAAGAAAGGCAATAAGGTTTTCTTTTAAGGACATAAATTCCTTAATGAAAAGGATTTTGTGATAATATGTCCATACTATAATAGTTGAATAATAGAACAGTTATCTCCCTTTTATACATaagttttaaaacagatttttaaaaaacttcaaaagaGTTACAAACATCCATGACAGAACTGAATATAACAATCACTGAATTACTAAATAGACTGAATATTACAGTTTTGTGTGCTATCTTCCTAAGCCACCACACATAGATCCTTTCCTCTATATTCTCATTGCTACATTATCTAACAGAGGCCAATAAAACGGAACCCCCATTAGGCAGATTCCTTAAACCAGACCCTATTGCTGGTTTACAAAGAAAAACTTGCAAAAGAAACTTCCTTTCCCCCAAGAGAGAGTCTCATTGTCTCCATCAAAACCACAAAGTCTGAAAGACTCACTGGAGCCACCGCTGCAGAAGGGGCGATAGGCTTCGATTGTGCATCAGGGGAAGTGGTGGACCGTTGTTTCTCCAGGAGAAGAGGGAGCTGCTTTAATCTAGCGCTtggtgagaaaaaagaaagtgagaggaaaattctttttaatggaGCCAAGCAATTTCTCTCATACTTGCTATATTTGGTTCTCTGGAACAGAAGGTTCTGAGGAGACAAATCTTAGGCAGACTGGGACTTGAAATTGAGCTTTCAACTAAGAAAAACAGGATCAATGAAATCTCTCTAAAATTTCCCTTGAGCGAGAGCACATTCATCATATAAAAGTTGTGTATGAGCGAGTTGTGCTCTTTTCTCTACAGATCAGGGTGTCAGgcaaatctaagacctgaaagaAAAGGTCAGATCATTTATCTTAGACAGgaggaactttttctttttttttttttctaaaatcaggTATAAGACTGAAAATAAGCCAAACCATTAGGAAGAGTTTATGACAGAACTCAAACCTACTGTTTGTGGTAAGCCTGGGTGACACTTTAGCCCAGCGTGATTTCTCCACAGAGACATGAGTGGTAtccattataaaaattaacatcctatattaatttatatgttgaggtcattattaaatattaaaccaaCAAACGCTCTTGAGACAATAACTATTttgattctatttctttcttctagtCTATCAAAAAGTTCACAGAAAGCTTGAATGATTTTAAGagattctttaatttaaaatttaagactcTCCTACATATCTTCATTGAAGAGtaattaaaataggaataagGAACTAGAGTACAAGTTATATAGACAAGacactgaaattataaaactaggTAAATCTTTGTTTAGTTATCATGCTAGGATTTTAAGATATTGTTAAGACATAAAGATACAAAATCTcatcacaaataatttttcttacaaGATGGTTGCCCAAAGTATAATATGAATAGTATGTAGTAGTGTgaaatgtaatattatttaataacattagTATGTAATATGTTGGTTACCCAAGTGTAATCTGAATAGTATGAATAGCATGAAACAATAATGATGATTTGGctgacttaaaaaatatttttagggaCATTACTGGAGATTATTTAAAAAGGAccactgataaaataaaatatcctaagTCTACTAGGGGATACATGGTTATACTATAACATTTTTAgtcatttaatgaatatttattgagaattctGTAAGGCACAGTTAATATCACActtctactttaaaataataatccatGGTCACCATCAACTTACCTTTGGtgttttcaaaatgagaaatatttgtttagaaTTGTTTACATATAGGTGGCACCAGCTAAAACTATGAACGTTATGAAATAAACCTCTACTCAACGTTGTACGAATGAAGAGGACAAGTAGGTACTTATTTTCTTGAGGACTTAAAAGATTCATTTTCTAACAAATCTTCTAATTCTTTGAAGGCCCAACCCCAGTGTCTTAGAAGGGGCTGAGCAGTaccactgtgtgagcaaagaTCATACCCTGTTTATTTAACATTCGGTATCAAAGGTTAAACTGTCTTTACCAGGTAGCTTTTACTTTAGATTGTTTTCCAGAAATCCTTTTCCACATTATCTGGAAATGTTAAGTCTTCTTCAGAGAAAGGGTTTATCCACTGGCTGCTCTGGTATCTTTCCTCAAGATAGCATTGATTTAGTGTTTCCACCCAAAGTAAGAGTAGATTTTGACCATTCTAGCGTATTTATAACTTAACAAAAGAGATTAAAACATGGGTATACATTTTTCTATGGATCTAGGAAATCATGTCTCACCAAGATTGATGTAATCTTTTACCACAgagtttggaaaagaaataaaatactatttacatATTCATCAGTATATACTTATTGAGAACCTTCTACTTTACTAGGTGCTATGAGGAACAGAGATTGCTCCAAAGATAAACCCTGGACCCTGCCCTGGAGTAATTCACATGGTGCTTAGGATGACCAGACCTAGACATGTAAAGCATGATGGTACAGGACAGATAATGATTCAGGCTGTAAGTGGGAGTAGAAAAAGACTCCCAATAGATTTCACAGGAGGAAGTAGCCAACCTTAAAAATTTGTACATCAACAATTTTCATTGCCTCATTTTGAATCCCAAAACCCCCATCTAAATCTTTCTGTGGAAGACTATCTGAGTGCAACAAAAATTGCTATTGAAGAAGCCCTAATAAAAAGTATTCATACTGTGGCATCTTTCTGGTACTGAAGAGGCCATCGAGGTTCAATAATACCTGTCCACATGGTTAGGTTACCTGGAGTCCTGAGGATGTACACTTCCAGATGGGGCGGTCTAAGTGCCTGGGTCTGGGTAGTAATTTGACACATGTATGGGATGCTACAGCTTTAAAAGCATGTTGCCATCTATTATCTGTTAATTATTATCCCCACAGACAGCCTGGCACCATGGTAAGTGTAGTTGGGACACAGGGTTCTAATTCTGCTCAGCTCTCTCTGCTGTAAAATGAGGCATTTGGTGACTAGATTCTCCCCAAGGTTCCTTGCGTAGCTAGCTGGGTAGGGcaatttttattatcatcattttatagatagggaaaCTAAGGTTAGGAGAGCTTAAGGGACCTGCCCAAGGCCCCAGATAATAACTGATATCCAATACTTGAGATTAGATACCAGGCCTATAAGGACAAAGCATTTTCTTCTATATCATCCTCAGAACCACACCTAACATTCGTGGACAACAGTACAAATAGAAGCCCACATAGCATTAATCTAAGTATTCAAGTTATAAATCAAGATAACAAACTGTTAAACAAAATATGATCTGTCCTCCCACCTTGACAAATACCTCCTCACAAGGAAATGGATAGCCAAGTGTGAATTATAAATTCTTGAACTCCTGCAAGGGCCAGGATGGAAGGTGTCAGGGAAGATAAAGCTGACCCTCACTGACTCCTCTTCCTGCACTAGGAGAGGCCCAAAGCACCTGGGAATGCACACCTCAGTCCACacgtccaaatacagtccataccctTGGACACAGGGGTGAGTTCAGAGGCCCAAGCAGATCCCGGAAGCAGGTTTGCTACCATTCGAGCAGGGCATTCAGAGTTCTATCTGGAGTGTAGTCTAGAAGACGGTTCAGGCTCCAGATGGGCCATCATGTTGACCCTGAGAGGGGCACTGCCAGAGGAGAGCCAAAGGGTAGCTGTGGGTAGAGGTCCCTCTTGCTTGAGTTTAAGAGGTGGTCTGACCACATTGCCTCCAGGTTTAagctaagaaagaataaaatacgaGAACTGTCTTGTGACAAGGAAGTATAGCCTAGTGGTTATGAGACCAGGCTCTGTAGACAAATATCTGGGTTGGAGTCTTACCTTGTCCACTTCCTAGCTGTGACATCTCAGGCAAGTTACTGatcctctcagggcctcagttgcctcatctttaaaatgggtgtAATTATTACACAGAGTAACAGATAGTACATGTAAAACATTTGGCAGACATTAAACATTGGAGGAATGTTGACAAGGTTCTCTACAGCTGTATTAGGTGAATCTGCCTCAGAGACGTTTTTTCTGGAGAATTGTATAAGCATAATTATATCCAAGCCCTCTCTCCACTAACCAGAGGGACTGGGTGCAGGGGCAAGCACCACCCACCTCACCCAAGGAACCTGCTGCTGCCCACGTCTCGCCTGGCCAGGTGCCCAAGGACGTCAAGCTTCGGACTGGCACTTTAGGAGCCTTCACCAGGAGTTTGGAGAAGGCAGTGAGTCACGGCAGGACTAGGAACTGAAACCAAGTGTTAGCACACTGCCTGGCTCATCCCTCTGATGCCATCGGTTAAACCAGTGGGCAGTGGCACTGGCTAAGAAAGGCAGGACACCGAGCCAGGGTTGACGCAGCTCGGTGGCCCCCCGCCCCCTTCGCCCTGGAGCTCCCGCTGCCAGCGCTAAGTCTGCAGACAGGTCTTGACATCTCTCCTGGGCGAGGAACGAGAGAGACTCAGAACAAGTCGAGGCATCTCCCTCTCACCTCCCGTGAGTAGGAGACGAGCCAAGTCTAGCGATTGCTCGCCCGACAGCGAAGTCGTTTCCTACGAAGCAAGCCTGGacattccccccacccctctgGGTGAAACGAATTCCAAGCGGCCCATTTCtcatcccagccccagccccagccccctccgtGCAAAAAACTTCGCAACTTTGTGGTTTCTTGCGGACCAAAAACTGTGATTAGCCCTTTCTGCTCCCTTTAAGGGACAGTCGTGACTGGGCACGAGAAGTCAGACTCTCTCGAAAACACTAACAAAGAACTATATTTAGGTCTGAGCTCTCCGCCTAAATTCCTCTTGTTTTTTCACTTTAGCTTCAAAACGACTGGGTTGGGAAagtgggaggaagagggtgggggaGCAGCGGAGAAAGAACAGCTGTGCCTCCGCCTCTCAGCTCAATCTCTATAAATAACCAATCGCGAGCGAAGACTACTTTTTAGCCAATGAAGCAGCCCAAACTGATAAAACCTTGGCGGCAGCCAATGGGAGGGCACTTGGGGGTGTGAGACTCGCACCCCGGGACCAATGAGTGCGGAGTCTGGGAGAGGTAATTTGAGCAggagtgtgggtgtgtggtgCAAAAGCTTCCTACTTCCAAGCCCGAAAACCTGCTCTGCGACTGAGCATGCCCTGACTGACTGTGGGCGCCGCTGAGCCTTCTGGATTGGGAAGTGGCCCGGTCTCCGGGTTTTGACCACAGCCGAATGGGGGGCGGGTAGGTAGGACCCGCAGGGACTCTGCCCGGACTGAGGTCTGGCACACGAGGCTACCCCTTCCTTAATCTGGGCAGTGTCTCAGGCCCACCGTCCCTCCCGTTTCTTTGTCCGCGGGAAGCAGTGCGAAGAGCCGGCCAGCGACGGCGGAGTAGCATTTCTGCTGCGAACGGTTTAGAAAGAGCTGTGGGGCGTGGATGCTCCGCCCATCGCTCACGCACTTGGCGGCACCAAAATGCCCTGTGGGTTTCCGGCCCGAGGCACACCCGCCCGGGGCGTGTTGAACGGCATCCCCGAGCCTCTGGTAACCGGAGCTGGCAGGCGCACAGCCGACTCCGCCCCTGAGCCGGCTCGCCGCGCCCACGCGATCCTTGCAGGGCCATCGCCCTTGCGCACGGACTCCAGAGCCGAGAAAGAAAGCGGCCTCCGTCCACCGGTCTGAGCTTTCCCAGCCCCGTACACACGACACACACCTCTCACCTCCTCTCCCCCATCCAGTTCCCGGACTCGCGCCACTCCCGAACCCGGACTCGAATCGGGAGCCCCGCCCCCGGGCCCGCCTCCGCCCGGCCCCTCAGAAAACCAGGAGCGGCTGCTCGGGCGGGGCGCCGCCGGCCGCGCACTGGGCATGCTCGCCGGGGCGGGGAGGGCCGGGCTGCGCGCGGCGAGTAGGAAGCCCTCGCCCAGCAGAGGCTGCGGGAGAGAGCGCGATGGGCCGCGGCGGTGGGCGCACGTTCCGCGGGGACTCATGCCACGCGCGTCCCGACCCGACGCGCAATTAGCAGCCTCCTCCACAGCCCTCCACCACCGCCTCCCCACCGTCTCGGGCTGCCGCGGTGAGAAGCTCCAGCCGTCGCCTCGCACAAGCGGCCGGCATTGTCCTCCCGGTGCGCCGCCAgggctgccgctgccgccgcggACTGCTGCGGGCCCGGGACCCCGCGCCCCAGGGacgagccgccgccgccggctGGCCCGGCGCCCGGCCCCTGCTTGGTGATTTGTCACCCTCTCCTGGGTTTTTCCTGCGGAGCTGAGGAAGGGGAGAGGTCCAGCCGCCAAACACAGCCTTCCCCGGCGCGCAGCCCCGACGGGGCCGCGGCTGGCGCGGCGAGAGCGCTGACGGAGCCATGAGAGAGTACAAAGTGGTGGTGCTGGGCTCGGGCGGCGTGGGCAAGTCCGCGCTCACCGTGCAGTTCGTGACCGGCTCTTTCATCGAGAAGTACGACCCAACCATCGAGGACTTCTACCGCAAGGAGATTGAGGTGGACTCGTCGCCGTCGGTGCTGGAGATACTGGACACAGCGGGCACCGAGCAGTTCGCGTCCATGCGGGACCTGTACATCAAGAATGGCCAGGGCTTCATCCTCGTCTACAGCCTCGTCAACCAGCAGAGCTTCCAGGACATCAAGCCCATGCGGGACCAGATCATCCGGGTGAAGCGGTACGAGCGCGTGCCCATGATCCTGGTAGGCAACAAGGTGGACCTGGAGGGCGAGCGCGAGGTCTCGTACGGCGAGGGCAAGGCCCTGGCCGAGGAGTGGAGCTGCCCCTTCATGGAGACGTCGGCCAAAAACAAAGCCTCGGTGGACGAGCTGTTCGCCGAGATCGTGCGGCAGATGAACTATGCGGCGCAGCCCAACGGCGACGAGGGCTGCTGCTCCGCCTGCGTGATCCTCTGAGGCGCCCGCGGTCGCCGCGCGCCGGCCGCGTTTTGCGCACAAAAGCCAAACGCACCCGACTCTCTAAATGTGATTTCTCTTACTTTGAGATTGGAGACGACTTTGTATTGGCCAGGATGTCCCGGAGCCCGGCTGGCCTCTGCGGCCTGCgtcccctgcctccaccccatgTCCGAGGGGGTCTCCCGTCCTCACCATCCGAGACCCTGGTGGAAATGTGGCTCTTTGCAGCATGTACGTTTCTCATTGATTTTGGTTGACGCATATTTCCCGTTTAAGTAGCCATTAGGTCGCAGTAATGGCACCTTGACACCCGGCAAGCAAAAGTTtcagcctggaaaaaaaaatgggggggggggaggggtgaaagaaaaggagaggaagaaggtggaaaggtttttttttgtttgtttgttttgttttttttttttggtttttgggggttttttgttttttgtttttggtcaaCAGCCGTTTTCTACTTCCAAGTTTTAAATACATGGAAGGAAGTCCAGGAGAACCATATGAAGGAacaggaggagaagaagaaacttttgttttttacttgttttcCAGGAGTAGCTGGAAATTAAGATCGGGTTCCTTTGCTGCCAGCTTGGAAGGGCAACCCCGTGACTGATTGCGATTCTGAGGATGTCTATGCAAAGTTGGATTCTTGTTACAGTGTATCCAATCTGAAGTATTGCACATCTGAACTGGGACTGTTAACACTGATGCCAATACAGTGTGGGGTGCCAGAAAGTGTCTGCTgatatttgtggaaaaaaaaaaatctattttgtttacCTACTGTATCAAAGGGGAGTCTGGGGGAGAAcggtagtatttttttttatcagctgTGAAAAAAATGTTACAGATCTGCACATTTTTTGTGTACtattgtgtgtgtgagtgtgtgtgtggttattttttttaagtttagctttttgggtttttttgtttttgtttttttgggcaGTAACAGATTTTAATgactagctttttaaaatacagtacaaAGACTTTGTAAATGTGATTCAGGGCTCCCAGCACCCCTGTGTCTGCAGAGTGCCTTCAAAACTCAGCTGTTCCAGCCGGTGCCAACCTGTGAACTTCCCACCATATCCCAGAATCTGCTATTCCCCAAACCACTTCCCAGTTTCCTTTCAGTAATCTTCCTGAAGGAGCCAGGACAATAGGGCCTGTTGTTTGGtgaatttctttatcattttcagcctttaaaatgtaatttccatGTCTTGCaatgaatgtttcattttttttttttttgcttcattttgttcaaattttcAGGTATTTAGCTccccttttatattatttttaaatgtttcttgatTATTTGTTATAGGGTGTTCCTCCAGAAGCAAAGAGCAAAATTTTGCTGTTGTGATATGTACCAAGAAAATTTAactaattgtaatttttaattccATGCGTTTAATCATTGTCTCTTCATTTTAAGACTTTTAatacaaatgtcatttttaaagaaacaaacccaaaactattgtttgtgtttctgtgtttcA encodes:
- the RAP2B gene encoding ras-related protein Rap-2b, with the protein product MREYKVVVLGSGGVGKSALTVQFVTGSFIEKYDPTIEDFYRKEIEVDSSPSVLEILDTAGTEQFASMRDLYIKNGQGFILVYSLVNQQSFQDIKPMRDQIIRVKRYERVPMILVGNKVDLEGEREVSYGEGKALAEEWSCPFMETSAKNKASVDELFAEIVRQMNYAAQPNGDEGCCSACVIL